One Zeugodacus cucurbitae isolate PBARC_wt_2022May chromosome 3, idZeuCucr1.2, whole genome shotgun sequence genomic region harbors:
- the LOC128920281 gene encoding putative nuclease HARBI1 isoform X2 has protein sequence MISEIQRKKEDEIMEDFSFALAAAAYFRYGSTFVHHSVPKSPNFLIDVLPHLDENRFREIVRVSKTTFDFIIDLIKDDEVFNGPRSCKQFPIQIQLAVVMYRLGSCGEGATITKIASLFGISDGGVIQVMTNRVFDAIIKRKTQFLFWPDPVERRALVVQTLSELPHCVGYVDGTEIKLAEKPTVDCEAYFSRKHIYSLKAQCVCDHKLVIRHMVLGYPGSVHDARIYNNCELSTNATEMLTGSEWLAADSAYKLTSTLITPFRINATEGTLNQRILFNRTFSQYRIRIEHCFGLLKERFNSLKELKIQIKSDNSVKFACRWILVCAILHNIILKENDGGFDVDEESISENSEVDEPGDQNLPTVEGASKRLSLLSLMET, from the exons atgatttcagaaatccaacgcaaaaagGAAGATGAAATTATGGAAGACTTTAGCTTTGCATTGGCAGCTGCTGCATATTTTAGATATGGATCTACATTTGTTCATCATTCTGTCCCAAAATCACCCAActttttaatagatgtattaccGCATTTGGATGAAAACAGGTTTCGAGAAATTGTGCGAGTCAGCAAAACCACATTTGATTTTATCATTGATCTGATAAAGGATGACGAAGTGTTCAATGGTCCACGTTCATGTAAACAGTTTCCTATCCAAATTCAATTGGCTGTAGTAATGTACCGACTGGGTTCATGTGGAGAAGGAGcaacaattactaaaattgctagTTTGTTTGGTATTAGCGATGGTGGAGTAATACAG GTCATGACCAACAGGGTATTTGATGCAATTATTAAAAGGAAAACTCAGTTTCTGTTTTGGCCGGACCCTGTAGAGCGTAGAGCTTTAGTTGTTCAAACACTCAGTGAGCTACCACATTGTGTTGGCTACGTAGATGGAACGGAGATAAAATTGGCGGAAAAACCCACtgtagattgcgaagcatatttttctcgcaagcatatatattcacttaaggCTCAATGTGTGTGTGACCACAAACTAGTAATTCGTCATATGGTATTGGGGTATCCCGGTAGTGTTCACGACGCTAGGATATACAACAATTGCGAGCTATCCACAAACGCCACTGAAATGCTAACAGGATCAGAGTGGTTAGCTGCAGacagtgcatataaattaacttCGACCCTTATTACTCCTTTTAGAATAAACGCAACGGAAGGCACCTTGAATCAACGAATTCTGTTCAACAGAACGTTCAGCCAGTACCGAATAAGAATTGAGCATTGCTTTGGTTTATTGAAAGAACGTTTTAATAGCTTGAAAgaactcaaaattcaaataaagagtGATAATTCGGTAAAGTTTGCATGCCGGTGGATATTAGTTTGTgcgatattgcacaatattatattaaaagaaaacgacgGTGGTTTTGATGTTGACGAAGAAAGCATTAGTGAAAACAGTGAAGTCGACGAGCCTGGGGATCAAAACTTACCAACAGTTGAAGGTGCATCTAAGCGCCTTTCATTGTTATCACTAatggaaacttaa
- the LOC128920282 gene encoding uncharacterized protein LOC128920282 isoform X1, translated as MKSKMRYLKALYVAAAAWKNKTGSGLLANGDESSVSAHVNKICPNFDLLEVIFGQRKNVNPGVIFESTDSIEVLADSPCADSSLNDTIDSYDLCALDCEDLVDPILPISISSDCSAAAAATSTPQSSLDFRSSTKKPKRKSEAPFNKLIFIQEKRLELEVKKIELEKEKEKNEVELKRIELNNQLEMKRIETESEKETKLEIEKLKLASEERIKMFEIELKLKSK; from the coding sequence atgaaaagcaaaatgaggTATCTCAAAGCGTTGTACGTTGCCGCGGCAGCCTGGAAAAACAAAACTGGGTCTGGACTACTCGCTAATGGTGACGAGTCAAGCGTATCAGCGCATGTCAACAAAATTTGTCCCAACTTTGACTTACTGGAAGTTATCTTCGGGCAACGCAAAAATGTAAATCCCGgagtaatttttgaaagcacTGACAGCATTGAAGTACTGGCTGATTCCCCTTGTGCTGATAGTTCGTTAAACGATACCATCGATTCCTACGACTTGTGTGCGCTCGATTGTGAGGATTTAGTTGACCCAATATTACCTATAAGTATAAGTAGCGATTGCAGTGCCGCCGCCGCGGCAACTTCTACACCACAAAGTTCGTTGGACTTTAgaagttcaacaaaaaaaccaaaaagaaagagtgaagccccgttcaataaattgatttttattcaggAGAAAAGGTTGGAATTAGAAGTTAAGAAAATAgaattagaaaaagaaaaagaaaagaatgaggtcgagttgaaaagaattgaactgaataatcaattagaaatgaaaagaattgaaactgaatcagaaaaagaaaccaaactggaaattgaaaaactgaaaCTTGCTAGTGAAGAAcgcattaaaatgtttgaaatagagttaaagttaaaatcaaaataa
- the LOC128920282 gene encoding uncharacterized protein LOC128920282 isoform X2, translating to MNIIVKIKMEKDKKLKQKRLRLKPSHRWTESQSLQLQLKIVQNLLRNRPPKGFTKNCSKIHRHFNLSFA from the exons ATGAatattattgtgaaaattaaaatggaaaag gataaaaagttaaagcaaaAGCGTCTACGGCTGAAACCGTCCCATCGCTGGACAGAGTCGCAGTCCCTGCAGCTGCAATTAAAGATAGTCCAGAATCTTTTGAG AAACCGACCTCCCAAAGGTTTTacgaaaaattgcagcaaaataCACCGGCACTTCAATCTGTCGTTTGCGTag
- the LOC128920281 gene encoding putative nuclease HARBI1 isoform X1 translates to MNALQILCVNATYLCIKQLFGCQNIKMPKVSEKAKFIQLCEKSLVFDLLMLELFGKHDEIQRKKEDEIMEDFSFALAAAAYFRYGSTFVHHSVPKSPNFLIDVLPHLDENRFREIVRVSKTTFDFIIDLIKDDEVFNGPRSCKQFPIQIQLAVVMYRLGSCGEGATITKIASLFGISDGGVIQVMTNRVFDAIIKRKTQFLFWPDPVERRALVVQTLSELPHCVGYVDGTEIKLAEKPTVDCEAYFSRKHIYSLKAQCVCDHKLVIRHMVLGYPGSVHDARIYNNCELSTNATEMLTGSEWLAADSAYKLTSTLITPFRINATEGTLNQRILFNRTFSQYRIRIEHCFGLLKERFNSLKELKIQIKSDNSVKFACRWILVCAILHNIILKENDGGFDVDEESISENSEVDEPGDQNLPTVEGASKRLSLLSLMET, encoded by the exons ATGAACGCACTTCAAATTCTTTGTGTAAAtgccacttatttatgtattaaacagctgtttgggtgtcaaaatattaaaatgccgaaagttagcgaaaaagcaaaatttattcaactttgcgaaaaatcactagtatttgatttgttaatgttGGAGCTGTTTGGAAAACATGACG aaatccaacgcaaaaagGAAGATGAAATTATGGAAGACTTTAGCTTTGCATTGGCAGCTGCTGCATATTTTAGATATGGATCTACATTTGTTCATCATTCTGTCCCAAAATCACCCAActttttaatagatgtattaccGCATTTGGATGAAAACAGGTTTCGAGAAATTGTGCGAGTCAGCAAAACCACATTTGATTTTATCATTGATCTGATAAAGGATGACGAAGTGTTCAATGGTCCACGTTCATGTAAACAGTTTCCTATCCAAATTCAATTGGCTGTAGTAATGTACCGACTGGGTTCATGTGGAGAAGGAGcaacaattactaaaattgctagTTTGTTTGGTATTAGCGATGGTGGAGTAATACAG GTCATGACCAACAGGGTATTTGATGCAATTATTAAAAGGAAAACTCAGTTTCTGTTTTGGCCGGACCCTGTAGAGCGTAGAGCTTTAGTTGTTCAAACACTCAGTGAGCTACCACATTGTGTTGGCTACGTAGATGGAACGGAGATAAAATTGGCGGAAAAACCCACtgtagattgcgaagcatatttttctcgcaagcatatatattcacttaaggCTCAATGTGTGTGTGACCACAAACTAGTAATTCGTCATATGGTATTGGGGTATCCCGGTAGTGTTCACGACGCTAGGATATACAACAATTGCGAGCTATCCACAAACGCCACTGAAATGCTAACAGGATCAGAGTGGTTAGCTGCAGacagtgcatataaattaacttCGACCCTTATTACTCCTTTTAGAATAAACGCAACGGAAGGCACCTTGAATCAACGAATTCTGTTCAACAGAACGTTCAGCCAGTACCGAATAAGAATTGAGCATTGCTTTGGTTTATTGAAAGAACGTTTTAATAGCTTGAAAgaactcaaaattcaaataaagagtGATAATTCGGTAAAGTTTGCATGCCGGTGGATATTAGTTTGTgcgatattgcacaatattatattaaaagaaaacgacgGTGGTTTTGATGTTGACGAAGAAAGCATTAGTGAAAACAGTGAAGTCGACGAGCCTGGGGATCAAAACTTACCAACAGTTGAAGGTGCATCTAAGCGCCTTTCATTGTTATCACTAatggaaacttaa